One genomic segment of Vibrio fluvialis includes these proteins:
- a CDS encoding thiolase family protein, which translates to MEKAIWIVSAKRTPQGRFQGALKEYTAPQLGGAAIKAALNDTSAPIEQVDEVLMGCVLPAGCGQAPARQAALNAGLPLSVGATTLNKVCGSGMKAVMLAHDLIKAGSAQCIIAGGMESMTNAPYLLSNARSGMRMGHQTTFDHMFLDGLQDAYDGHLMGVFAQQIADKLEFSREAMDEWAALSAQRAWEAQEQQLFVAEMTPLTFGKQAELLDYDEHPRSIKLDKIPQLKPAFAEDGSVTAANSSAIADGAAALMLMDEESARSQGLDPLAVIRGHATHARLPAEFTLAPVYAIEQLLSQLDWTVDEIDLWEINEAFAVVTQIAVQQLGLDVDKVNVKGGACALGHPIGASGARILVTLIHSLRQLQALGVNGDKSEQKVMRGVASLCIGGGEATAIAIEIPLSEA; encoded by the coding sequence ATTGAACGACACATCGGCCCCCATTGAACAAGTCGATGAAGTGCTCATGGGCTGCGTTCTGCCTGCCGGCTGCGGCCAAGCGCCAGCAAGGCAAGCGGCACTGAATGCGGGTCTACCGCTCTCGGTGGGGGCAACCACCTTAAACAAAGTGTGTGGCTCTGGCATGAAAGCCGTGATGCTGGCGCATGACCTCATCAAAGCGGGCAGTGCGCAATGCATTATTGCGGGCGGGATGGAGAGCATGACCAATGCGCCGTACCTGCTGAGCAACGCTCGCAGTGGCATGCGGATGGGCCACCAAACTACCTTTGATCACATGTTTCTCGATGGATTGCAGGATGCTTACGACGGGCACCTGATGGGCGTGTTTGCCCAGCAGATCGCCGACAAACTTGAGTTCAGTCGCGAAGCGATGGACGAATGGGCAGCGCTGTCTGCGCAACGTGCCTGGGAAGCGCAGGAGCAGCAACTCTTTGTCGCTGAAATGACGCCGCTGACGTTTGGTAAACAGGCCGAACTGCTCGATTACGACGAACATCCGCGTTCCATCAAGCTCGACAAAATCCCGCAGCTTAAACCCGCCTTTGCCGAAGATGGCAGTGTCACGGCGGCCAACTCCAGTGCCATCGCCGATGGTGCTGCTGCCTTGATGTTGATGGATGAAGAATCCGCGCGTTCGCAAGGTTTGGATCCTTTAGCGGTGATTCGCGGCCACGCCACTCACGCCAGATTGCCAGCAGAATTTACCCTGGCGCCGGTGTACGCCATCGAACAACTGCTGTCGCAGCTTGACTGGACGGTGGATGAAATCGATCTGTGGGAGATTAACGAAGCGTTCGCTGTGGTCACCCAAATCGCCGTGCAGCAGCTTGGGCTGGATGTCGACAAAGTGAATGTCAAAGGCGGTGCTTGCGCGCTGGGTCACCCGATCGGAGCCAGTGGCGCGCGCATTCTGGTCACGTTGATCCACAGCCTGCGTCAGTTGCAGGCGCTGGGCGTCAACGGCGATAAGTCAGAGCAGAAAGTGATGCGCGGCGTTGCATCGCTCTGTATCGGCGGCGGTGAAGCCACGGCCATCGCGATTGAAATTCCGCTGTCGGAAGCCTGA